A genomic window from Arthrobacter globiformis includes:
- a CDS encoding WxL domain-containing protein, with amino-acid sequence MEAHVSSPRQAPSLTATRKIQAALSLACSAALAAGSAAPASAAHTLTTVAVSSGSLGFSSAPASVTLGRVDPGSAAAIPLRGITVSDNRAGTLGWSATVVLTDFTGDTTGAALSSASAKYAPTAATTSGTATVTATTAINPTLPRIVQTATGVSGNNTATWNADLTLPVPNDAVRDTYTATLTYSVS; translated from the coding sequence ATGGAAGCACACGTTAGTTCACCCAGGCAGGCACCGTCGCTGACGGCCACAAGGAAGATCCAGGCAGCACTTTCCCTTGCCTGCTCGGCGGCCCTCGCCGCTGGGTCGGCAGCACCGGCTTCCGCCGCGCACACCCTGACCACCGTCGCAGTTTCATCAGGCTCGCTTGGCTTCAGTTCAGCCCCGGCATCTGTCACTCTCGGTCGGGTCGATCCAGGCAGCGCCGCCGCCATCCCTCTCCGTGGCATCACAGTATCCGACAACCGCGCCGGCACACTCGGCTGGAGCGCCACAGTTGTCCTCACCGACTTCACAGGTGATACGACCGGAGCGGCTCTTTCCTCCGCCAGCGCCAAATACGCCCCCACGGCGGCCACGACTTCCGGCACCGCAACCGTGACGGCAACGACAGCAATCAATCCGACCCTGCCCAGGATTGTTCAGACCGCCACAGGTGTCTCCGGAAACAACACGGCAACCTGGAACGCAGACCTAACCCTTCCGGTGCCGAACGACGCCGTGAGGGACACCTATACCGCAACGCTAACGTACTCCGTGTCCTAA
- a CDS encoding DUF7793 family protein — MARITDLRAGRDHPLLLEISGSQGMDRGVRSVLAGAWPLSRVAMTVSSPVDEVIVDSCQARHAPSWPGRLFTSAQEAMGWLRRAVDAGEVTAAADAQDDPK, encoded by the coding sequence ATGGCGAGAATCACGGACCTGCGCGCCGGACGTGATCATCCACTGCTCCTCGAGATCAGCGGGAGCCAAGGGATGGATCGTGGGGTCAGGAGCGTGCTTGCCGGAGCCTGGCCACTGAGCCGAGTGGCCATGACCGTATCCTCGCCAGTGGACGAGGTCATTGTGGACTCCTGTCAGGCCAGGCATGCCCCCAGCTGGCCCGGCAGGTTGTTCACTTCCGCTCAGGAGGCGATGGGCTGGCTCCGGCGCGCCGTCGACGCTGGCGAAGTTACCGCTGCGGCCGACGCCCAAGATGACCCGAAATGA
- a CDS encoding sensor histidine kinase, which yields MGHAPALDEVTAEDRIDTDHQRVDFYALGLAGCIDRLTTPLRQRGTSIRWETPHHGIEIPATAAALLYHSAEEILSNAFKYAHATQLTVRLAAVYHGIRLTITDNGAGFDIQSLGHHGFGVRLMVIAVHEAGGTITIDTAPGTGTGVTITLPLD from the coding sequence ATGGGTCACGCACCAGCTCTGGACGAGGTCACCGCCGAGGATCGCATTGACACCGACCACCAGCGCGTGGACTTCTACGCACTAGGACTCGCCGGTTGCATCGACAGGCTGACGACGCCCCTTCGCCAGAGAGGAACTTCGATCCGGTGGGAGACGCCGCACCACGGCATCGAGATACCTGCAACCGCTGCCGCGCTGCTCTACCACTCGGCAGAGGAAATCCTCAGCAACGCGTTCAAATACGCCCACGCCACACAGCTGACCGTCCGATTGGCGGCGGTGTATCACGGAATCCGGCTTACCATCACGGACAACGGTGCCGGCTTCGACATCCAGTCCCTCGGGCACCACGGGTTCGGTGTGCGCCTCATGGTCATCGCCGTGCACGAAGCCGGCGGGACCATCACCATTGACACCGCTCCCGGGACCGGCACGGGAGTGACCATCACGCTTCCCTTGGACTAG
- a CDS encoding Hpt domain-containing protein produces MDTTVFRMFEAQAGRNVAAKFFDDYLGLLPVRTASIVAGIETDDRERALDAAVSLKVVSAMVGARRMEGCAGALERQLRLGNAPAPTAAKRLLSRNILQILAESQRQGLLTRR; encoded by the coding sequence GTGGACACCACTGTCTTCCGGATGTTTGAGGCACAGGCAGGACGAAACGTCGCTGCGAAGTTTTTCGATGACTATCTGGGCCTGTTGCCGGTGCGCACTGCCAGCATTGTTGCCGGTATCGAAACTGACGACCGGGAACGTGCCCTGGACGCCGCGGTGAGCCTCAAGGTAGTTTCCGCAATGGTCGGTGCCCGGCGGATGGAGGGGTGCGCCGGGGCGCTGGAACGTCAATTACGGCTGGGCAATGCACCGGCCCCCACAGCCGCCAAGCGCCTGCTGTCCAGAAACATTCTCCAGATTCTCGCCGAATCCCAACGCCAAGGACTCCTCACAAGGCGTTGA
- a CDS encoding response regulator transcription factor: MLGIRTAVVIEDDADIRGLIQAILGASAIDVRTAPTGTTGVTAVREHDPDIVILDFGLPDINGLEVIERIRIFSDVHILMLTGHEEMAEKLTLAGANTVMTKPFRPGALKARVHEALQLPLQKP, encoded by the coding sequence ATGTTGGGGATTCGAACAGCTGTTGTCATTGAGGACGACGCGGACATCCGCGGTCTTATCCAGGCAATCCTGGGTGCTTCGGCTATCGATGTCCGGACCGCACCCACCGGCACCACCGGTGTCACCGCCGTGCGCGAACACGACCCGGACATCGTGATTCTCGACTTCGGCCTTCCCGATATCAACGGCCTTGAGGTAATTGAGCGGATCAGAATCTTCAGCGATGTACACATCCTCATGCTTACCGGGCACGAAGAGATGGCAGAGAAGCTCACATTAGCGGGAGCCAACACGGTAATGACCAAGCCATTTCGTCCGGGTGCATTGAAGGCCCGCGTCCACGAAGCATTACAGCTTCCACTCCAAAAACCATAA
- a CDS encoding putative immunity protein yields MTSPQTLTEADRRVVAGWAADCAERVLVLFEAEVPADGRPRDAIARARAYARGELDTVGEIRQRFIAGRAAQGVNNPAAVAAARAAAQAAAVPHMGAHALGAAAYAAMAAGLAAPDRPDSVGHEIRWQLEHMAVEARSALGRLPALGENSAGPLGAGLLASGFLASIIREIQTALERPDQLDPPT; encoded by the coding sequence ATGACTTCTCCTCAAACGCTAACCGAGGCCGATCGGCGCGTTGTCGCGGGGTGGGCCGCGGACTGCGCGGAGCGGGTTCTGGTCTTGTTTGAGGCAGAAGTTCCGGCAGATGGACGCCCACGCGACGCCATCGCACGAGCGCGGGCCTACGCTCGTGGTGAGCTCGATACCGTCGGAGAAATTCGGCAACGTTTCATAGCGGGCCGTGCAGCGCAGGGCGTGAACAATCCCGCCGCGGTGGCGGCCGCACGCGCTGCTGCCCAAGCCGCTGCGGTCCCCCACATGGGCGCGCACGCTCTCGGGGCAGCCGCTTACGCGGCGATGGCGGCTGGGCTCGCGGCCCCTGATCGACCCGATAGCGTTGGCCACGAGATCCGCTGGCAGCTGGAGCACATGGCTGTCGAAGCACGGTCCGCGCTTGGACGCTTGCCTGCACTCGGCGAGAATTCCGCAGGGCCCCTGGGTGCGGGGCTTCTCGCGTCCGGATTCCTCGCCTCGATCATCCGCGAAATCCAGACCGCCCTGGAACGCCCCGATCAACTCGATCCTCCGACCTAG